One part of the Algibacter sp. L1A34 genome encodes these proteins:
- a CDS encoding DUF6882 domain-containing protein, whose translation MGLKEKRIIQAFQNDLFPALETEINTAAGYTVPLNISWNTLMEDRFSHLYNDTFPKIYFLPLIEAFKAICIDSMGVELLQTGLKNVIIVNENNEHNLERAITFEDGILKINHSPVINADKIKDRAARITSLLEDKLEDFTEAPTETTTSESKNKEEAKETPKMDIQELYNQSFLISAEKQEIFGEMVDGLGWSCDMLEGKLTYGNDKVFDIQVIGTYSENEKSWLWAWGNTQSGIPEKFLQTALGMKAIGEAYQIDDLTNPKKELDSDPGAYFSTIASAMLKESCYVPLTFKGLTVYVTITSEEADSKARTAPALLCSHFTKIAASYTFPHKYSLYFYLKAKGYEVELPGNNIIAKKDDDQILGIFDLKGRLMKISNSKLTVKA comes from the coding sequence ATGGGACTTAAAGAAAAAAGAATTATTCAAGCATTTCAAAACGATTTATTTCCAGCATTAGAAACTGAGATTAACACGGCGGCAGGCTACACAGTTCCCTTAAATATTTCGTGGAACACTTTAATGGAAGATCGTTTTTCTCATTTATATAACGATACGTTTCCTAAAATATACTTTTTACCATTAATAGAAGCTTTCAAAGCCATTTGTATAGACAGTATGGGGGTAGAACTTTTGCAGACCGGATTAAAAAACGTGATTATTGTAAATGAAAACAACGAGCATAATTTAGAACGCGCTATTACTTTTGAAGATGGCATTTTAAAAATTAACCACAGCCCCGTTATCAATGCAGATAAGATAAAAGACAGAGCTGCACGTATCACTTCTTTATTAGAAGATAAATTAGAAGACTTTACTGAAGCACCAACAGAAACCACAACTTCTGAATCTAAAAACAAAGAAGAAGCCAAGGAAACTCCTAAAATGGATATCCAAGAATTATACAATCAATCGTTTCTTATTTCAGCAGAAAAACAAGAAATTTTTGGAGAAATGGTAGATGGTTTAGGCTGGAGTTGTGATATGCTAGAGGGGAAGTTAACTTACGGAAACGATAAAGTTTTTGACATACAGGTTATAGGAACATATTCTGAAAATGAAAAGAGCTGGTTATGGGCTTGGGGCAATACACAAAGTGGTATTCCTGAAAAGTTTTTACAAACCGCTCTAGGTATGAAAGCAATAGGAGAAGCTTATCAAATAGACGATTTAACCAATCCAAAAAAAGAACTAGACTCAGACCCAGGTGCTTATTTTTCTACCATTGCTTCTGCCATGTTAAAAGAGAGTTGTTATGTTCCATTAACTTTTAAAGGATTAACTGTTTATGTTACCATAACTTCAGAAGAAGCAGACAGTAAAGCGCGAACTGCTCCAGCTCTACTTTGTTCTCATTTTACTAAAATTGCAGCAAGCTATACGTTCCCTCATAAGTACAGTCTATATTTTTATCTAAAAGCAAAAGGCTACGAAGTAGAACTTCCAGGTAACAATATTATTGCTAAAAAAGATGATGATCAAATTTTAGGAATCTTTGACTTAAAAGGAAGACTCATGAAAATTTCTAATTCAAAACTAACAGTTAAAGCCTAA
- a CDS encoding M48 family metallopeptidase has product MSYTSQTLSDLEKEHLAAINTAQEKMMTDLNEAQTSGNHEKLQEASILFQNITTQLAEEYTKRIDEINTLNHKAVAEKEPEIYTNSRTDIDLNLLVYDGDRDYVIAFQQDELIQKTLEKVNKNSGKFKSRKHLLKSSLRLTKTLAPMLHEIGEHCKNTLKLKADIEFFVYQSDIFNASCYPPDDNKLYIILSSGILERFSKEELTFVVGHEIGHVLFEHFDYPVRQILDTGENELAPIHAMKLYAWNRNAEISADRAGLLCCQNFEAVGRTFFKLSSGVTTDSLDFQLNAYIEQFVDLEEVLNDSNLDPSDWYSSHPFSPLRIKALELFNKSETYAAFNKSISGEITEEAMEVEIKRIMSLMEPENLDEEGEHSEKIQRLMFLGGYLISNADGVVDDSEIQALSSIVAPKVFANCMMTIKGLTEQEMIEEVQQLTKDLDVALSVMQKLNILRDLSIISYADGEIDDSEVNVLYNLARLLYINTDFIDRVIGDAQGVN; this is encoded by the coding sequence ATGTCATATACATCACAAACACTTTCAGATTTAGAAAAAGAACATTTAGCTGCTATAAATACAGCTCAAGAAAAAATGATGACAGATTTAAATGAGGCACAAACCTCAGGAAATCATGAAAAGCTACAAGAAGCAAGTATTCTATTTCAGAATATAACAACACAATTAGCAGAAGAATACACCAAACGTATCGATGAAATTAATACTTTAAACCATAAAGCTGTGGCTGAAAAAGAGCCAGAGATTTACACCAATAGCAGAACCGATATAGATTTAAATTTATTAGTATATGATGGTGATAGAGATTATGTTATTGCTTTTCAACAAGACGAATTAATTCAAAAAACTTTAGAAAAAGTAAACAAAAACAGTGGTAAATTTAAGTCTAGAAAACATTTATTAAAATCTAGCTTAAGGTTAACAAAAACCTTAGCACCAATGCTTCATGAAATAGGAGAGCATTGTAAAAACACATTAAAACTTAAAGCCGATATTGAATTTTTTGTTTACCAAAGCGATATTTTTAATGCATCTTGCTATCCGCCAGACGATAATAAATTATACATTATTTTATCATCAGGAATCTTAGAACGTTTTTCTAAAGAAGAATTAACTTTTGTTGTTGGCCATGAAATAGGGCATGTACTTTTTGAGCATTTTGATTATCCAGTACGTCAAATTTTAGATACAGGAGAAAATGAATTAGCACCAATCCATGCCATGAAATTGTATGCATGGAACAGAAATGCAGAAATAAGTGCAGATAGAGCTGGTTTATTATGTTGCCAAAACTTTGAAGCTGTAGGTCGTACTTTTTTTAAATTATCATCAGGTGTAACAACAGATTCTTTAGACTTTCAATTAAATGCATACATCGAACAATTTGTAGATTTAGAAGAAGTTTTAAACGATTCTAATTTAGATCCTTCAGATTGGTATAGCAGTCATCCTTTTAGTCCTTTAAGAATTAAAGCCCTAGAACTTTTTAATAAAAGCGAGACTTATGCTGCTTTTAATAAATCTATTTCTGGTGAAATTACAGAAGAAGCTATGGAGGTTGAAATTAAGCGTATTATGTCTTTAATGGAACCTGAAAATTTAGATGAAGAAGGAGAACATTCTGAAAAAATACAACGCTTAATGTTTTTAGGTGGTTATCTAATTTCGAATGCAGATGGTGTTGTAGACGATTCTGAAATACAAGCATTAAGTAGTATTGTTGCTCCTAAAGTTTTCGCCAATTGTATGATGACTATAAAAGGATTAACAGAACAAGAAATGATTGAAGAAGTACAACAGCTTACCAAAGATTTGGATGTTGCCCTGTCCGTTATGCAAAAGCTAAATATATTAAGAGACTTATCCATTATATCTTATGCCGATGGAGAAATAGATGATAGTGAAGTTAATGTTTTATATAACCTAGCAAGGCTTCTATATATAAATACAGATTTTATAGATCGTGTTATTGGTGATGCGCAAGGTGTAAATTAG
- a CDS encoding polysaccharide lyase family 7 protein: MYTIAKSLMLSLFFISCSNEKANTDEEDSLIKLEIEIEVDDSETGNTTKTPNGTCSTTVNFEDLVVETSWISQDTGDRDTFDACSVDGENWMDRYDTDIVMLTCLSGDSHRTELKENIGDEAALDHYKKMTFTAKFTNIPENGVTIAQIHNRGTDVKRPWLRLYFDNNKNIKIKETETNPTGSSSDYTTYTGPEYIENQEIIITIITGENSDKKAEISLQMGEVSWTQTLWPNEAWSVKSDTYYLKAGVYTEGNDTTPKVEYSAFSISH; the protein is encoded by the coding sequence ATGTATACAATCGCTAAATCATTAATGCTTTCCCTGTTTTTTATAAGCTGTTCTAACGAAAAAGCAAATACAGATGAAGAAGACAGTTTAATTAAACTTGAAATCGAAATAGAAGTTGATGATTCAGAAACCGGAAATACAACAAAAACACCCAACGGAACTTGCAGTACAACCGTAAATTTCGAAGATTTAGTAGTAGAAACCAGCTGGATATCTCAAGACACAGGAGATCGAGATACTTTTGATGCCTGCAGTGTAGATGGAGAAAACTGGATGGATAGATACGATACTGATATTGTTATGTTAACCTGTTTAAGCGGTGATAGCCATAGAACAGAGTTAAAAGAAAACATAGGAGATGAGGCTGCTTTAGACCACTATAAAAAAATGACATTTACTGCTAAATTTACAAATATCCCTGAAAATGGCGTTACAATTGCACAAATTCATAATAGAGGAACCGATGTAAAAAGGCCTTGGTTAAGGCTTTACTTTGATAACAACAAAAACATTAAAATAAAGGAAACAGAAACAAACCCAACAGGCAGCAGCTCTGATTACACGACTTACACTGGTCCAGAATACATCGAAAATCAAGAAATTATCATAACGATTATAACAGGTGAAAACAGCGACAAAAAAGCAGAAATCAGTTTACAAATGGGCGAGGTATCATGGACACAAACGCTTTGGCCAAATGAAGCTTGGAGTGTTAAAAGTGATACATATTACTTAAAAGCTGGCGTATATACCGAAGGAAATGATACGACACCAAAAGTAGAATATAGCGCGTTTTCAATAAGTCATTAA
- the aat gene encoding leucyl/phenylalanyl-tRNA--protein transferase, protein MYYLNENIQFPDVSEASPEGVLAIGGDLSVERLILAYKSGIFPWFDDAEPIVWWSPDPRFVLFPEKLKVSKSMRQVLRNSDFVVTVNKDFRTVITECSKMKRDGQAGTWITEHMIDAYVELHEQGFAKSVEVWQNDTLVAGLYGVDLGNGVFCGESMFTKVSNASKVGFITFIQNTNYKLIDCQVYTNHLESLGAEDIDRETFLDYL, encoded by the coding sequence CGAAGGTGTGCTTGCTATTGGTGGCGATTTATCTGTAGAGCGCTTAATACTTGCTTATAAATCGGGTATTTTTCCTTGGTTTGATGATGCCGAACCTATCGTATGGTGGTCTCCAGATCCGCGTTTTGTTTTATTTCCGGAGAAACTTAAGGTTTCTAAAAGTATGCGGCAAGTTTTAAGAAATTCTGATTTTGTCGTTACTGTAAATAAAGACTTTAGAACTGTAATTACCGAGTGTTCTAAAATGAAACGAGATGGTCAAGCCGGCACTTGGATTACGGAGCATATGATTGATGCTTATGTGGAACTACACGAACAAGGCTTTGCTAAGTCTGTTGAAGTTTGGCAAAACGATACGCTTGTTGCTGGGCTTTACGGAGTTGATTTAGGTAACGGTGTATTTTGTGGAGAAAGTATGTTTACCAAAGTAAGTAATGCTAGTAAAGTTGGCTTTATAACGTTTATTCAAAATACAAATTACAAGCTTATTGACTGCCAGGTTTATACCAATCATTTAGAAAGTTTAGGTGCGGAGGATATCGATAGAGAAACGTTTCTAGATTATTTATAA